Part of the Rhizoctonia solani chromosome 2, complete sequence genome is shown below.
TTAACACACTTATAAATCAATATATAAGCATCAAAATTAAGCTGAAACGCAGATTGCTCAGTGGCTTGGTCCGTAGTGGCAATTATTGTGGATGAATGAGAGCAACTGAGAAAGTGGTAGGGTGTTGTAGGTTTGTAGGTAAACGGAAAGACCATGCCACATACCAGGAAAAGCAACTTCTACGATAGATATCTGCAAGCCGAATCGTAGCACCACCATAAGGAAGGTGATACGGATGTGCTACGGTACACGCCTGTAGATGAGCTGCTTTTCCTGGCGAATTTGAAGGTCTAGATAACTCGATTTCGTAACAAGAATCAACTGAAAAACTTATGGTCGAATTTTCCTCTCGATTCTGAACAAACACGACTGGTCGCGGTTGTTTACGGCAATACGGTTGAGGTATATCATCAACGCGATATACGAGGTTGGATAGATTTTACGCGGAAAGTTTTCATACCTGAACACTCCATATAGTCCCGCGAACGTTAATCAATAACAAGGCCGGTTACGCGTCGTCGTGAAAATTCTGCAATGACAGATAAATGGATAATTGTTGTAGTGTTTTATGTCGTTACATGGACACTCTGTTGGCGTCGGTTTCGTAAGAAGAAACCATAGCTCTCATCCTTGTTGCGCGAATGGGTTTTCGATTTCCTGATATATCAGCAAGATTAGTGTGTGATGCATGGAGGATCGGCTAGCTTTTCACACCTCGGATCCGTCCACTGGGCTAAGGATTGTGATAGTGGGACCACGCAAGACGGCGAGGCCGAGCGCACGTGTATGTGGTGTAGGTTCTGAACCAGAATTCAATATGGAGCCAAGTGGGGCGTTGGAACTTAACGTACCCTGCCTCTCCTCCTGTACGTCGTCTAACACGAGGTTGAGTAGCTGATCATAGCCCTTGAGCACGCCGGTGACTATAAGATGCATTAGGTTAAGTACGGAACACGGTAGGACCAAACCGATAGGGAACTTACCTTGACGGCCTCCGGTGAATTTCACACGAATGCGTTCGTCTTGATATTTGCTCAAGTCGAGGATAGCTTCGCGGCGAGGTTTGTCTGCTGATCCTGGGGGGGCACCACCACGAGATGCTGAGCCACCGCGAGGTGCACCTCTTCCACGGAATGTTCCGCGCGCCTGTATGGTGTAAGTACAAAATACATCATGGAAATAATAGCCCTACTCGGTCAGCCATGGTTTGGTCGAGGGTCGAGGAAGATCACGTGCAATGGGTGACTTGGTCGAAATGGAAATTCCAGGCTTGAGGCCCCGGCCCCATCAGCGTTACCGGCGGGCAAGGCTCGAACCTGACGTCAGAGTACCTGATAAGTAAAGAGAGTGTGCGATAACCAGGGCCAGACGCCAATTCGAATTTCCAGTATGGAGTACGATACATTTTAGTTGCGTTCACCGGAACAGCCGGTATAGGAAGGCATGGATCTGCAGTTGCCCCGGGACTTGAAATAGGAAGGTGTGATCCAGGCACCCTGGGCATGGCGAAGTTGGGAGTCTGGGCCTGAAACTGCCACGCGTAGAGGCTCTCTGTTGGGACTAGCAGACTCTTGCAGTGAGCGACCACAAGGCCGGCGATGTATCGTACTCCTTCGCCTACGTCCGATGATGGGGTCCCTCCTGCCGACGATCTACCTCGGCCGGCCATTGCTTCGACCGTCCGCAAGACTACTAGATTCCAAACTGGGCTCAAGGTATGCTCATTCGGATTGTTGCAATTATTTGTGCTCACGTGAGACCATACTTTGGACACAGGTTCATTGGGCAAGATTCAAGAGCCAACTCGGGACCGGAAGTGCACTGTCTGAAAGTGCAATTGAGGCTAGTGCGGGCGAGTCAACCGAAGGCTCTTCCAACTATCGCCGCTACATCGAGAAGGTTGGTGGCCGAAATACCCCGGCTGTAGGGCCCGCCGACGACGGTCCGGTCGATGAGATTGTGGTTGACAACCAGGTAGGTGGCAAATGTTTTGTTAAATTTTCATCCTCATCCCCCATAGTTTCTGGTACCAGGAGAAAAGTCAGTTACCCAACCCTCTGAAGTAGGGGATAAACAGtacactcccgacggccacaATTCTCATCAACACACTACGGAGCCACGCCTCAACTCACACGGTATCCCCGCAAGCGACAGTTATTTCGAAGGTACGGCAAACAGTATATGGGATAAACACCCAGCTCTCGTTGCGCTGAGGTATCGTATACTACCATTCCTCTGGCGCTTTTTCAAGTGAGTCTTGGCAGCACTCATGACGTACCCTTCGTGACACATATTACCCCCGCCCCAGTCTATCGTTCCACGATCCTGAGGCCGAATCCCATTACCTCAAGGAGAGGTATTATACTAAGAAACGGCTTGCTTTCTTCGCATCActcttcttcatcctcaACTGGATTCTGGCTCTCGCACTGATCCCGCGCCCCTTGCAAACAATCGACCATGTATTCTATTATGGAGTCGCTCCAGCAATAACTGTGCCGGGCCCATTGTTCATCATATTTGATGTCTATCGGCGTGCACCCTGGTTTTATCAACTATGGCTCACCGCGCAGACATATATATGGGCGTTCTACAATATTctttttatttatttgtaAGTATTTTACTCGCACACAATACTCACCTGATGGTTCCTCACCTTTAGGTGTGGATTCTATGGCCAGCCATCTTACTGGTCATGTGGCAATCGAGACTTCTTGGGGCTATTTTAGTATGTGTTCCCAGCGCTTGCGCCCTCGTCATAGCTAAGTCATTATTTACTAGCTTTACAACCGGGCTTCCTGTCATGGCACTCTTTGGGATGCACCAACATCGTCTCCCTGCAGCTTTGGCGGCCTCCATCATCGCCATCCTAATGGGTGTACTTGTTATCCCCTGGCGTACATCATGGTCTCGCAACCTCATCAACTTTATCATATACCAAGTGTTCTGCTCTACTTGCACTTCATGTATGAGACGGCGGAACGAAGGCTGCATAAGCTACGCGATCAGCTCAAGACCCAGTACAAGGCTACACAGAAGGCTCAAGTCAGCGAACGAAAAGCAGCGGATTCTAAGCGGCGGCTAACAAGCTACATCTTTCATGAGGTATGAGTTGCCGGATCCGTCACTTATGCCCGGTAGCTGACCAAGCCATTACAGGTTCGGGTACCGTTGAACACCGCGTGTGAGTGATCATGAGAGATATGCGTTATCGTGGTACTCAATTCCGCGATAATTTTAGTGTTGGCAACGCAGAATATGGCAGCAGCAATGACCCTGAGTAAGGAACATGATGTGGAATTCAACGCACTCGAAGGTTCATTGAGTATGATGAGCAAGGTTTTGAACGATGTGCTCGACTTCAACCGAATGGACAGGCATGTGGCTCTGATATCTCAACCTCATCCAATCCAGGCTTACCAagggttttttttttttgacaaacaGCGGGAAGTTTGAGTCGGTATCTAAACCTTACGCTTTCCATACTGTTATGCGTTCAATGCTTGTTCCTTTGCGGTTAGCCGCAGATGCACGAGGGCTGGAACTCATCAGCGAATTCGACCCCGCCATCGATGAGACAATCCGCAAGGCTAATCAGGGAGACGAGATCAAGCGTGGATTGGTGAACGGTGGCATGGTTAATCAAGATGACTATGAAGAAGATGCCGTCGTCCTCGGTGATGAGGTATGTGTCTAAGCAGCTTGTactggctatatgcgcatgaaTTATAACTTTATTACCGATAGATGCGCCTGCGCCAAATTATTACCAACCTCGCTAGCAACGCAGCCAAGTTTACCGAAGCTGGTGGAAAGATTTTCATCAGGACCAAACTTCTCATTGCCACACCCTCCCGGCCTAACCCCTTCGCTTCGCAGAGTCAATCAGGTGCATCTGGGGTCTCCAGTGGCTCCGGAGGTGACTCTCCTTCTTCATCCCGAGGGAACTCACATGTGCGCGACGAGGAAAAAGGTCTACGCAGCCATCACAGTCATAGCCACATTGGAGAAAAGGAATCTAGGGATAGTCATTCGTATCCTCGTCCTATCGAACAGATTGTGGTGCGAATCGAGGTGGAGGACACGGGTGTCGGTATACGCAAGAAAGATCTGGTGGATAACCGATTGTTCAGCGCATTCAACCAGACAGAAGTTGGTCGGCTGCAGGGAGGCAAGGGTACAGGTTTGGGATTGGCATGTGAGtagggtatatgcgttgttAATACCACGGTGCTGATTATTGGGTAGTGGTTCGGCACATCGTGAGGCTTTCTGGGGGTCGTCTTGGTGTCAAGAGTGAGGTAAAAGCTCCGTATGATCTCGTTCGATGACCCTATTCTGATTCAGTTTACAGCGAGACGTTGGATCCATGTTTTGGGTGGAACTATCACTTGGCGTCGGGCGGAGAGTGAATAACGCATCGCGCGAAATAAATCCAAGGACGACGCCTGACTAACATAGCTCGCTCACGGATCATTGAGCGATCTGGTTTCGTCCTAGATGCGTCCTCGGGCGTGGGCCCTGAACCTCACGACATCACACCAAGCACCATTGCGAGCAATCCATCTGATATTGGTTTCGTCCCCACATTACCAATCGAAAGCAATGCTGCGCTTAAAACGATTATTGTGAGCAGTCACAGCAGCCTTACTAGCACATTGCAAACACTGATACTTTCGCAACAGGAGCATGGCGGTATGGTTGAATTAGCATCAAGAAGACCTCGTGCTCCTGCAGGCACAGGCGAAGTTCCTATTGTTGTCACCCGTAACATGGATTCTGCCGATGCTTCTGCTCTGGCCAACGCAGCGCTAGGTCAAGCCGGAATTCTCGCTTCCGGTGCTACGAAGGATGCAACCACTGGTGTAACTTCAACCACAGACGCCAGTGCACCCAACACCAATGTTGATTCCACATCAGATCTAGCGACTACCCATGCTACCCCCATCGCCACTACGCCTAAAACGGTGCATCAACGTCCGAGCTATATGCCTCTTCCGGAGCGTCAGCAGTTCAACTTCCCTCCGCCAGAGTTATCCGCAAACGATGATAGTAAGCGGCCGGGACCCGCTCCAACGCTGATAAAAAAGGATCTACCTCTGGCTCGGCTCTATCTGGTTCAACTACAGTCGAAAAAACCAATACTCTCAATGTGCTGATTGTTGATGACGATCCGCTGACTCGGAGGCTAATGTCGAGGATGCTGACCAGACTTGGATGTACTTGTGAAACGGCCGAGAATGGGTTGATTGCATTGGGTATGTTTATCGACTGAAATACATAAGGGATAAGCTAATGCGGGTGACAGAAATGCTGTTGGGACCTATGACTGGAACTCCATCGACAGGGGATCCGCCACCATCGACGAACTCTGAATTATCTGGCATTAATGCTCAGGGGATGGGTAAATATGCTGTAGTTTTCTTGGATAATCAGTGCGTGCTCCCTTGATAGTCATGTGCAATGCTTTGCTGATCATCCATCAATGTCCACTTGCAGGATGCCGCTCTGCAGGTTAGTTGCATTGGTGCCATATAACAAGAAACTATACTGACCAGAGTGATTTACCTTTTAGTGGGTTGGAGGTAATGCGCCAACTACGATCCATTGGACGCCAAGACTTTGTCGTTGGAGTCACTGGGAACGCCCTCAAGGAGGATCAAGAAGAATACTACGAAGCAGGGGTTGATAAGCATTGAATAGGATATCATTGGGGTGCATCAGAATATTCAAATGCTTTATAGCGTTGACAAAACCAGTCCTTGAGCGTAGCTTGAAGCAAATGCTCGTAATGGCCGACGAACGCCGGCGCACTCAGCCGCAACAAGGCACTGCTATGTCGTCATAAGCCGACTTATATATACCACAATTTCTTTGTCTCTAGGGGTTATTTTATGATAAGCATGTGTTAAAGTCGGTCGTTGCTATTCTCATTCGTTCGTCGCATCACGTATTATTTATGCATCCATCCACACACACGATTTCAAACAAACCCTATTTCGTATTTCTCTTCAGCAAATCTGTCTATTGGTGCTTTCTTCTCTTACGTCAAATCTTTTCATCACAACACTATTTTTCTGGTGCTATCGCCTGCATTTATGCTCACAAATGGTCCTTCCAAATGTTTTTTCTCGTGCTGGTATATACGTTCCAAATGCCGAATAACATTTTTCGATGACGACATCTCGTTCAGCGCGCATACACAGGCTATTTTATCCCAAAGAAATTCCAACAAACAAATGAATGTAAAGCTGTTGCTCGATTAGCCACAAGCTTCTATGATAGCATAGCGAAGGTCGTTGACCCCAAAGCCATTGCCCTTTGTAGAGGTGAGAAGGATGTCCAAGCCGAACCCCGCGATCTTGCGAGTTTCACGCTCAACTTTACTCCTGACTTGTGGAATCTCCTGGGGTTTGACTTCATCGATCTTAGTTAACACTAGCTGGTAACTGACGTCCAGCAGCCTGCTTGAACCGCCTATCAATGTCCTGCAGCATCATCTCATCAAACTCTGAGAATCCGTGCTTAGCGTTGATCAAGAGAAATATTCGTCGTAAACTAACAAAACATCCTGTCGTATGAGTTCCACCTTCCGAAAGCTAGTTTTAAATACCCACCTCTTTCTCGTTTCTAGATAATGCTCGAATACTTTACCCCACTCTGGTCTGCGCGCTGCCCGTACCCAGGAGCATCAACAAGAGTGAGCTCGTGAAACATTGGGTCCTACTTGAAAGAAATTCAGAGCTTGTGTACGACCCTATTTAATATTTGCGAACATGAGAAACGCCCAGCAATCAAAGTAAAAAGGTAACCCCCGCTTACTGGTTTGAGCTGTTATCACCAGGTTGGTTCGACCATTATGCTGTTTAAAAGAGATGATTTCCCAACATTCGCTCTTCCTAGAGACTCAACCTTACTTACTTTCTCGTCGGTAAATGATCAACCGTACCTATAAATATGACCTAAACTCCGGTAATAGTTGATATAATGCACAGACGCCCCAATTGAGAAGCTTCACCTCGGCTTTGCTTTTCTTGGAAGGGAATCTGGCGTAGGGCTAGATACAAGAAATTTGCATGCTCCGGGCGTATCGAATATTTGAGAAGAAAGCTTGCGGCAAATACGAGAAAACGCGCATGATAGTTGTGCTTTGGTTTGGGTCGAGTCGGGTTTTAGTCACGTGGTCGCTGGATTCTCCTCTAATTTATGTATTCTGTTACGAACCCAGGTCCGTAACACCGTAACGCCTGCACGTGACCGCCACCTCGTCGCCACTCGTCGCCCCGTTCCCTTGCTCTCCTCGCCCTCCGGCCCCTCTCTCCGGCCCGTCGCTTTCATGCGATTTCGCACGTCGCTTTCATGCGATTCTTTCGCACCCCACCTCGTCCCTCAGATACCCGAGGATCCCACGCGGTCGTTGCGCTCATTCGCACGACATTGGCCCCAATTCGGCCAAACTCCGACTTGGACCATCGGTTCTTACGATCGGTCGCGCGGAGCCTCTCGGCTCCCCACTCCTTATCTTCGCGTACCTCTTTCATTTCGTCTTGTATTTCacttctctctttctcccCTGTTCGCCCTCCGGGCTCACGGACACTTTCTACCGGCGCCCGCGGCCTCCTTGCATGTATGCacttatgtatataagcaaGCATGGGAAGTCCAATGCCTCCCATCGCTTGCAACGCCAGTTCTTACTCGTAGAATACATTTGCTTATCTTACTCGCTCGCCTGCTCCCTCTCGTCGTCTCGACACTCGTCCGCACCGTCCTCTTCGTTCGGCGCTCACTCGCTTAGTCATCCGTTTCGCCTCTGCGAGTCTAACATATTCCAGGATTCTGTCACTTTCTGTGTCCCCCCTTGGGCTTCTTCTGCACAAGGATGTACCGATTGGTGGTTAGGTCTTACTTTAGCTAATTTATTACATTTAGTGTCTCTTGGACTACAGCGTATGTGGAGCCTACTTATTTAGAGGTCCGAGCCAAAGCGCATTCGTATGACGCTCTCGATAAGACCCAGCCTACGTCATGATACGAACTTGAAGCACAGAAAAGAAATAACTATCCGTTGAGCATGTCATGTCCAAAATGCCAGTAGTAGTCTCGTG
Proteins encoded:
- a CDS encoding U6 snRNA-associated-like-Sm protein LSm7 produces the protein MPRVPGSHLPISSPGATADPCLPIPAVPVNATKMYRTPYWKFELASGPGYRTLSLLIRYSDVRFEPCPPARGTFRGRGAPRGGSASRGGAPPGSADKPRREAILDLSKYQDERIRVKFTGGRQVTGVLKGYDQLLNLVLDDVQEERQEPTPHTRALGLAVLRGPTITILSPVDGSEEIENPFAQQG
- a CDS encoding protein-histidine kinase, whose protein sequence is MYRTPSPTSDDGVPPADDLPRPAIASTVRKTTRFQTGLKVHWARFKSQLGTGSALSESAIEASAGESTEGSSNYRRYIEKVGGRNTPAVGPADDGPVDEIVVDNQFLVPGEKSVTQPSEVGDKQYTPDGHNSHQHTTEPRLNSHGIPASDSYFEGTANSIWDKHPALVALRYRILPFLWRFFNLSFHDPEAESHYLKERYYTKKRLAFFASLFFILNWILALALIPRPLQTIDHVFYYGVAPAITVPGPLFIIFDVYRRAPWFYQLWLTAQTYIWAFYNILFIYLCGFYGQPSYWSCGNRDFLGLFYFTTGLPVMALFGMHQHRLPAALAASIIAILMGVLVIPWRTSWSRNLINFIIYQLRDQLKTQYKATQKAQVSERKAADSKRRLTSYIFHEVRVPLNTALLATQNMAAAMTLSKEHDVEFNALEAADARGLELISEFDPAIDETIRKANQGDEIKRGLVNGGMVNQDDYEEDAVVLGDEMRLRQIITNLASNAAKFTEAGGKIFIRTKLLIATPSRPNPFASQSQSGASGVSSGSGGDSPSSSRGNSHVRDEEKGLRSHHSHSHIGEKESRDSHSYPRPIEQIVVRIEVEDTGVGIRKKDLVDNRLFSAFNQTEVGRLQGGKGTGLGLALVRHIVRLSGGRLGVKTRRWIHVLGGTITWRRAETRSRIIERSGFVLDASSGVGPEPHDITPSTIASNPSDIGFVPTLPIESNAALKTIIEHGGMVELASRRPRAPAGTGEVPIVVTRNMDSADASALANAALGQAGILASGATKDATTGVTSTTDASAPNTNVDSTSDLATTHATPIATTPKTVHQRPSYMPLPERQQFNFPPPELSANDDIEKTNTLNVLIVDDDPLTRRLMSRMLTRLGCTCETAENGLIALEMLLGPMTGTPSTGDPPPSTNSELSGINAQGMGKYAVVFLDNQMPLCSGLEVMRQLRSIGRQDFVVGVTGNALKEDQEEYYEAGVDKH